The genomic segment TTTTCCAGTAACGTACAGCGATAGAAAGATTATTTCGATAAAATGCTGTTTCTGCTTTCAAATCAAGAAGGCGAAGATTCTGCTCATCTTTTTGTAATAGAGTATCGATTAGCTGATTTGCAGCATCAAATTCTTTTTTTGCAACATATATTTCAACTTGCTGAACTTCAGCTTCAAGTGATGCTTTAATGATAGATAATAAGGCTTTATTGACACTCATTGCTTCATCTAATCGATTAACTTTGATAAGGCGTGAAGCTAATTTAAGCATGGCGTCTTTTAAGATCATTTTACTTGGTGATTGAAAAATTAGAGGTTTTACGCCAGCCAAACCACTTTTTGTGTATGAAGCAATCATTCCCATAGAAAATTTACGTTTGATTAGATCATGATTAATCGTTTTTATGATCTCTTCTGGACGTATTGGTTTTTGAATGTATTTTGTTGGACTGTAATCGCTATAAGCTAATTCAATTTGTGGGTCTTCATTCCCAGTTACAATATAAATCAACGTATTATCATTAATTAATCGTAGTAACTTTAATTGTTCTAGCATCTGTAGACCTGTACTTCCATGACCTAAATTATGATCAACAAAAAGTACATCAAACTTTTGACGCTTACAGTTACCAACTGCAGCACCAGCGGTTGGGCAGCAAGCAATATTATTAATAGGTACACCTATACGACTCAATAACGCACGAATCGCATTTTGAATAACGCTACTGTCATCAATAATAAGAAAAGAAGATAGCTTTATTAATTTCATGCAAGCTCAAATAGGTGATAAGTGAAATAGAGGCAGAGTATAGCAACAGTATTCATTAAAAACACACCAAAGCCAAAGTTAGAAAATATATTTTATGATCTTTATACAAAAGTGGCAGAATTACAGCCACTTTATATAAAGGTGATAAAGGTGATAAAGGTTTAATTAAATATACATAATTAAACCTTGTTATACATAAGGTTAAAGAACCATTGCTGCAATCCAACCAAATATAATAAGTGGAAGGTTATAATGTAAGAATGTAGGGACAACTGTTTCCCATACGTGCTCATGCTGCCCATCTGCATTAAGACCTGATGTTGGACCTAATGTCGAATCCGAAGCAGGAGAGCCAGCATCACCTAAGGCAGCGGCAGTACCAACCAAGGCAATTGTTGCCATTGGAGAGAAGCCAAATGCAACAGCAAGTGGAACGTAAATAGTAGCAATAATTGGGATGGTAGAGAAAGATGAGCCAATTCCCATTGTAACTAATAACCCGACAATTAGCATCAGTAGTGCTGCTAGTGGTTTATTGTCACCAATAGAAGTTGATAGTGCCTGAACAAGAGTTTCAACGCCGCCTGTCGCTTTCATTACAGCAGCGAAACCTGCGGCAGATATCATGATAAAACCAATCATCGCCATCATATGCACACCACGAGTAAAGACATCTTGAGTCTCTTTCCACGCAATAACGCCACCAAAAGTAAACACCATGAAACCTGCTAACGCACCAACAATCATTGACCCTGCTGCTAATTGAACAGACAGAGCGGCAATAATAGCAACAATAGAGATTTGAATATGACGCTTATTAAACGTAGGTGTTGCGTTTGTTGCTTGCATCTCTGCGTTATCAACATCCGCATAAGTTCTAGGCTTACGATAAGAGATGAATACCGCAATTAAAAGACCTGTCACCATGCCTAAAGCAGGCAGAGCCATCGCTAAAGGAACTTGGCTCGCCACAACATCTAAATTATTGTCGTGTAGGTTTTTTAGTAGGATATTATTTAGAAAAATACCACCAAAACCAAC from the Aliivibrio wodanis genome contains:
- a CDS encoding sodium/proton antiporter — protein: MNPIILSVSVMLILALLRVNVVVALTFSALIGGLVGGLSLSDTISAFEGGLGGGATIALSYAMLGAFAVAISKSGVTDLLAHNVIKRINGKDNLHAATGVKYLLLCLILLITVSSQNVVPVHIAFIPILIPPLIQVFNKLKLDRRLIACVLTFGLVTPYMVLPVGFGGIFLNNILLKNLHDNNLDVVASQVPLAMALPALGMVTGLLIAVFISYRKPRTYADVDNAEMQATNATPTFNKRHIQISIVAIIAALSVQLAAGSMIVGALAGFMVFTFGGVIAWKETQDVFTRGVHMMAMIGFIMISAAGFAAVMKATGGVETLVQALSTSIGDNKPLAALLMLIVGLLVTMGIGSSFSTIPIIATIYVPLAVAFGFSPMATIALVGTAAALGDAGSPASDSTLGPTSGLNADGQHEHVWETVVPTFLHYNLPLIIFGWIAAMVL
- a CDS encoding putative response regulator gives rise to the protein MKLIKLSSFLIIDDSSVIQNAIRALLSRIGVPINNIACCPTAGAAVGNCKRQKFDVLFVDHNLGHGSTGLQMLEQLKLLRLINDNTLIYIVTGNEDPQIELAYSDYSPTKYIQKPIRPEEIIKTINHDLIKRKFSMGMIASYTKSGLAGVKPLIFQSPSKMILKDAMLKLASRLIKVNRLDEAMSVNKALLSIIKASLEAEVQQVEIYVAKKEFDAANQLIDTLLQKDEQNLRLLDLKAETAFYRNNLSIAVRYWKKGFELAPFSYLRFSHLTWSLLAKGDRYDTFDLLTKYAYLLPHSAFDSAGKRAMVAWGDLFLASEEILQEWSPESAWQRASAKLKGRLRGIPCTSAQRALSALWQLKMNRYGEANRLISDIQLADITDYETAYIVYLVYCEMKLDDEKKIIEEKWLAKLQQGTSILAKLQSQAFEKAKI